CCGGCCTTGGCATTTTCCACGCCTCTTTCGCCGATGAAGGGCAGGTAGCCCAGGAAACGCATGCGCAGATTGTCTCGCACATCGTTGCCGGTGTGGAAGAAGCGATCACGAAATTCCAGAAGTGCGGCGATACCGCCACCCAGCATTAGGCCGAGGATGACCGAAAGCGCCATGGTCATGGTCTTTTTCGGGCTGGAAGGTGATGTCGGCAGACCGGCTTCGGAAATGATGCGGGCCTTGGCGATCGGCAGCGACTGTTTCTGCGAAGCCTCCTCGAAACGACCGAGATAGGATTGGTAGAGGGTGCGCAACGCCGTTGCCCGCTGCTCGAGTTCGCGCAACTGCACCATGGTGATATTGGCTTCGGAATTGCGGCCAGCGACCTTGTCGATATTGTCCCGCAGCGACTGAACGCGAGAATTGGCAACATCAAACTCGTTCTTGAAGCTGCCGGTCAGCTGCTGCAATTCCTGGAAGATTTGCTGCGACAACTCTTTTTTCTCGGCGTCGAGTGCGGTCGCCTGCGGGTGGTCAGCGCCGAATTGCTGGACGATGCCGCGCTGCCGGTCGGAAATGGTGATGTAGCGCTTGCGCAAATCCTGAATGACCGAATTGTCGGTATCACGGGCGGAGACAACGGCATTGTCTACAGCCGTTTCCGGTCCACGGTCGATAATCGATTTATACTGGCTGTAGCGGGCAGATGCCGTGGCGGCATCCGCCTGCGCAGCAATCAGTTGGCCGTTAAGATCGGCAAGCTGGCTTTCCGACATGAGTTCGCCGCGTGAGGACACGATATTGTTGTCGGACCGGAACTTCTGGACTGCGAGCTCCGCCGCCTGGGCGCGCTGGTTGAGGTCGGTCATGCGCTCCTGCAACCATACGGAGGCGCGCTCGCTGGCGTCGAAATTGGCGTTCAGCTGTTCGGTAAGGTAGGCCTGCGCATAGGTCTTGGCGATCTGCGCGGCGAGTTGCCGGTCGGTCGAGCGGGTTGAGATGGCGATGACCGAGCTGCGGCCGACACGTTCCACCGCCAGCGACTGCTGCAGCATGGCGGCCGCCTTTTCGCGGCGTCCGGCGCGGATCGCGGCCTCGGAGACCGGTGGATCGCCCGGCAGGACGAGATCGAGGATGCCGCGCACGGAAGATTTGACGAGTTCGACTGGCGACATCGGCGGATTGACGATGGTGTCGTTCTCGTCGAGCTTGGCCTTGTCGACCACGGTCAGCGCCATTTCCTTGGATTTGAGGATTTCCACGGCGCTGGCGATGCGGTTGTCGACGATCTGCGCGGCCGGCACCGGAGATTCCTCTTCCGCATAGCGGGACAGGCTTTCATCCAAGAGCACCTGCGTCATGGCGGTGTAGACGGGGGTCGCGAGCACCAGATAGAGGCCGGCGAGAACGACGGCGGCAATGACGGAGGCGGCAATGACATTGGCACGACGCACCACGGCGGCCCACAGGCGGTCGAGGTCGATGAACGTGTCGGAATCCTTGCCGGATTCCGGAAAACCAATATTGGATTTAAAGGTCTTGTGGTGCATGGACCTACCTTGTGAATTAAAAATGGTACGCGGGAAGCCGAGCATCGCTCGCCTTCCCGCCTCCCGTTATCAGTGCGCCGGCCGCCTCCCCGGTGGCGCGATGAACGTCAGGCCGCCTGGACGCGGCTTTCGTGGTTTGCAATCAGTTCCTTCACCGAAGCGAGGACCTGGGCCTCCATATCCGAACGCATCAGCGAAAAGGCGACGTTGGCGGCGATGAAGCCCTGCTTGCTGCCGCAATCAAAGGTGCGGCCCGAATATTTCTGCGCGTGGAACGGCTGCTTTTCAGCAAGTCGCTTCATGCCATCGGTCAACTGAATCTCATTGCCCGCGCCGCGTTCCTGCCTGGCGAGAATATCGAAGATTTCCGGCTGCAGGAT
This is a stretch of genomic DNA from Agrobacterium fabrum str. C58. It encodes these proteins:
- a CDS encoding polysaccharide biosynthesis tyrosine autokinase, with the protein product MHHKTFKSNIGFPESGKDSDTFIDLDRLWAAVVRRANVIAASVIAAVVLAGLYLVLATPVYTAMTQVLLDESLSRYAEEESPVPAAQIVDNRIASAVEILKSKEMALTVVDKAKLDENDTIVNPPMSPVELVKSSVRGILDLVLPGDPPVSEAAIRAGRREKAAAMLQQSLAVERVGRSSVIAISTRSTDRQLAAQIAKTYAQAYLTEQLNANFDASERASVWLQERMTDLNQRAQAAELAVQKFRSDNNIVSSRGELMSESQLADLNGQLIAAQADAATASARYSQYKSIIDRGPETAVDNAVVSARDTDNSVIQDLRKRYITISDRQRGIVQQFGADHPQATALDAEKKELSQQIFQELQQLTGSFKNEFDVANSRVQSLRDNIDKVAGRNSEANITMVQLRELEQRATALRTLYQSYLGRFEEASQKQSLPIAKARIISEAGLPTSPSSPKKTMTMALSVILGLMLGGGIAALLEFRDRFFHTGNDVRDNLRMRFLGYLPFIGERGVENAKAGTSAATPGGENATLDESGQVSFQKMLRLAVDSPRSSFAETLRNVKLTADVVIQERQCRVIGVISCLPNEGKSVVALNLAGLIASTGKRTLVVDADIRNPGLSRMLTTRQSAGLVEVVLDEVPWTQAVKVDTRTKMGILPVSTSNQFAHSSELLSSSGMRKFIDSAREACDYIIVDLAPVVPVIDAKAFAPQVDGFVFVTEWGKTPIQMVQNLMANEPQIANKTLGIVLNKTDMTELQRYAGPGGSEHYHEKFSAYYGDAKPPVKEDA